The Rhodanobacteraceae bacterium genomic sequence TCAAGATCAAGCTCGGACCATTTGAGCGTGCGGGTGACGCCGGGCCGGTTGGCCGTCCACAGTGCGAGCCTGATCGCGCCCACGGTCACGGGTGAGCCGGAATAGGCGTCCAACGCCTTCAGCAGTTCGGGGAGTTCGTCGACGTCGATATGCGCGTAATTGCGCGTTGCCGGTACGGGCGCGGCAATGGCGTTCAGGGTCTCGGCGGGATTGTCTTTCGTCCAGCCGCGCGCGATCGCGTACTTAAAGATGGCTTTCAGCCATTGGCGGCACTTCTTGGCGACATTGAAGGCGCGGCGCTTCTCTATCCGCTCGATCACTTGCCCGAGTTCGTCCGGCGTGAGCATGGACAGCGGACGCTTGGACAGCGGCGGCAGCAGATCCTTGTCGAGATATTGGCGCGCCTTGTCGGCGGTCGCCTTGGACCAGCGCGGCAGGTTGAACGTGTACCAAGCCTCGGCAGCGGCGCCGAAACTGTTCTGCACCACGCGGCGCAGTTCCGCCTTCTGATCGCGGCGGTGCTGCATGGGGTCGACGCCATCACGAAGCAACGCGCGCGCCTTGGTGGACCGCGCGAATGCCTCGGCCAGCGGAACGGTGGGGTAATACCCAAAACTGATCGTGCGTTCGTTGCCGCCGTAGCGATAGCGAAGCTGCCAGTAACCCCGTGCCTGCGGCGTGGCGACCAGGCGCAAGTTATCGCCGCACGAGAGATAGACGGCCTTGCCGCCTTGCACCGCGTGCCGGATGGCTGCTTGTACCGCCTTGTCCGTTGCCTTCATGGCTCGCCGCCAGTTCGGAAAACTCACTTACCCGTCACCTTACCCTAAAAAGGAGGCGGCTGCAAGCGAACCGGCGCGGACGGTTCCG encodes the following:
- a CDS encoding Integrase, which gives rise to MKATDKAVQAAIRHAVQGGKAVYLSCGDNLRLVATPQARGYWQLRYRYGGNERTISFGYYPTVPLAEAFARSTKARALLRDGVDPMQHRRDQKAELRRVVQNSFGAAAEAWYTFNLPRWSKATADKARQYLDKDLLPPLSKRPLSMLTPDELGQVIERIEKRRAFNVAKKCRQWLKAIFKYAIARGWTKDNPAETLNAIAAPVPATRNYAHIDVDELPELLKALDAYSGSPVTVGAIRLALWTANRPGVTRTLKWSELDLDDALWTIDQGREGMKLGYRHLTPLPHQAVTMLRELHKLTGTFEHVFINRADPQRPMSDAAINIALARMGFKGRQTGHGFRHLFSTAMNEKGYKEDWIERQLSHGDPDKIRGTYNKAVYLEPRRKMLQQWADHLDAIRTGSNVVPIKRKAG